In one window of Corallococcus macrosporus DNA:
- a CDS encoding chalcone isomerase family protein, producing MKKTLTAVLLSLTLAAPVMAKDIAGVKYPDTATVAGKELKLNGVGLRKKAIFKVYTVGLYVENPTQDATALLNADEVKRVRMFMKRDLKKDQITEAIENGFKKNAGANLPKLQDRLNTFKNAIPAEVKEGQELILTYVPGKGTTVQTSDGKSIDVEGKDFADALFSVWLGKDPVDSGLKDGMLGKDD from the coding sequence ATGAAGAAGACGCTGACCGCCGTGCTGCTGTCGCTGACCCTCGCCGCGCCCGTCATGGCCAAGGACATCGCCGGCGTGAAGTACCCGGACACCGCCACCGTCGCCGGCAAGGAGCTGAAGCTCAACGGCGTCGGCCTGCGCAAGAAGGCCATCTTCAAGGTCTATACCGTGGGCCTCTACGTGGAGAACCCCACGCAGGACGCCACCGCGCTGCTCAACGCGGACGAGGTCAAGCGCGTGCGCATGTTCATGAAGCGCGACCTCAAGAAGGACCAGATCACCGAGGCCATCGAGAACGGCTTCAAGAAGAACGCCGGCGCCAACCTGCCCAAGCTCCAGGACCGCCTGAACACCTTCAAGAACGCCATCCCCGCGGAGGTGAAGGAGGGCCAGGAGCTCATCCTCACCTACGTCCCCGGCAAGGGGACCACCGTGCAGACGAGCGACGGCAAGTCCATCGACGTGGAGGGCAAGGACTTCGCGGACGCGCTCTTCTCCGTGTGGCTGGGCAAGGACCCCGTGGACAGCGGCCTCAAGGACGGGATGCTCGGCAAGGACGACTGA
- a CDS encoding M13 family metallopeptidase, giving the protein MKRLALFAATCVLGAACKTAEPTPEPSQASTPAPVASAAPSEAATPAPAPQAANVPMAERPMPPGLDAAVMDPSVNPCDDFYQYACGGWLKTTEIPAERARWSRGFETVAERNQAVLRDILTKAAEGQGEASAEEKKLGDYYGACMDEAKLEQSLPTLRTYLAKLNGLKSQEAVAKAVAWLHARNVNALFRVTSDQDQKDATQVIAVVDAAGLGLPDRDYYLKPDVKMREARNAYQAHVQKVFELLGDAPFVASRKATGILAIETRLATARLPKDETREPEKVYHRLERQGLKKLAPAFQWDTYFAEVGLPAGEALNVTQPKFFSEVSGLVRQQRPTDMGPYLSYHLVKRVQTALPKALRDEFFRFESTVLTGAKADLARWKKCVEATDDALPHALAKPFIARTFGAEGKATTLDMVQQIEQSFERNLDTLSWMDAETKAQALVKVKKITNKIGYPDQWRSYEGLDVKRDSYLDNLLAAEAFEQARQLRKVGQPVDRQEWFMSPPTVNAYYNAATNEIVFPAGILQPPFFGRDASAAVNFGAMGMVVGHEITHGFDDEGRQFDADGNLRTWWTPASDKAFRERVACVKNQYDQYTAVDDVKVNGKLTLGENVADLGGLKLAYAAMESYLAKYPDQAAKANAYRFTPGQQFFLAHAQSWCSKIRNEAARQRALTDSHSPAFLRVKGPDVNLPQFQQAFSCPAGSKMVAPAANRCEVW; this is encoded by the coding sequence GTGAAGCGACTGGCCCTGTTCGCCGCCACCTGTGTCCTTGGCGCCGCCTGCAAGACGGCGGAGCCCACCCCCGAGCCGTCCCAGGCCTCCACCCCGGCCCCCGTGGCCAGCGCGGCCCCGTCGGAAGCGGCCACCCCCGCGCCCGCGCCACAGGCCGCCAACGTGCCCATGGCCGAGCGCCCCATGCCCCCCGGCCTGGACGCCGCGGTGATGGACCCGTCCGTGAACCCCTGTGACGACTTCTACCAGTACGCCTGTGGCGGCTGGCTGAAGACCACGGAGATCCCCGCCGAGCGCGCGCGCTGGAGCCGCGGCTTCGAGACGGTGGCCGAGCGCAACCAGGCCGTGCTGCGCGACATCCTCACGAAGGCCGCGGAAGGGCAGGGCGAGGCTTCCGCGGAGGAGAAGAAGCTGGGGGACTACTACGGCGCCTGCATGGACGAGGCGAAGCTGGAGCAGTCGCTGCCCACGCTGCGCACCTACCTGGCGAAGCTCAACGGCCTGAAGAGCCAGGAGGCCGTGGCCAAGGCGGTGGCGTGGCTGCACGCGCGCAACGTGAACGCGCTGTTCCGGGTGACGTCGGATCAGGACCAGAAGGACGCCACGCAGGTCATCGCGGTGGTGGACGCGGCGGGCCTGGGCCTGCCGGACCGCGACTACTACCTCAAGCCCGACGTGAAGATGCGCGAGGCGCGCAACGCCTACCAGGCGCACGTGCAGAAGGTCTTCGAGCTGTTGGGCGACGCGCCCTTCGTCGCCAGCCGCAAGGCCACGGGCATCCTCGCCATCGAGACGCGCCTGGCCACCGCGCGGCTGCCCAAGGACGAGACGCGCGAGCCGGAGAAGGTCTACCACCGGCTGGAGCGCCAGGGCCTGAAGAAGCTGGCCCCCGCCTTCCAGTGGGACACGTACTTCGCGGAGGTGGGGCTGCCCGCCGGTGAAGCGCTCAACGTGACGCAGCCGAAGTTCTTCTCGGAGGTGTCCGGGCTGGTGCGCCAGCAGCGCCCCACCGACATGGGCCCGTACCTCTCCTACCACCTGGTGAAGCGGGTGCAGACGGCGCTGCCCAAGGCGCTGCGCGACGAGTTCTTCCGCTTCGAGTCCACGGTGCTCACCGGCGCGAAGGCGGACCTGGCGCGCTGGAAGAAGTGCGTGGAGGCCACCGACGACGCGCTGCCGCACGCGCTGGCCAAGCCCTTCATCGCGCGCACCTTCGGCGCGGAGGGCAAGGCCACCACCCTGGACATGGTCCAGCAGATTGAACAGTCCTTCGAGCGCAACCTGGACACGCTCTCCTGGATGGACGCGGAGACGAAGGCCCAGGCGCTGGTGAAGGTGAAGAAGATCACCAACAAGATCGGCTACCCGGACCAGTGGCGCAGCTACGAGGGCCTGGACGTGAAGCGCGACTCGTACCTGGACAACCTCCTGGCGGCGGAGGCCTTCGAGCAGGCGCGCCAGCTGCGCAAGGTGGGCCAGCCGGTGGACCGCCAGGAGTGGTTCATGTCGCCGCCCACGGTGAACGCCTACTACAACGCGGCCACCAACGAGATCGTCTTCCCGGCGGGCATCCTCCAGCCGCCGTTCTTCGGGCGGGACGCGTCCGCGGCGGTGAACTTCGGCGCCATGGGCATGGTGGTGGGCCATGAAATCACCCACGGCTTCGACGACGAGGGCCGCCAGTTCGACGCGGACGGCAACCTGCGCACGTGGTGGACCCCGGCGTCGGACAAGGCCTTCCGCGAACGCGTGGCCTGCGTGAAGAACCAGTACGACCAGTACACGGCCGTGGACGACGTGAAGGTGAACGGCAAGCTCACCCTGGGCGAGAACGTCGCGGACCTGGGCGGCCTCAAGCTGGCGTACGCGGCCATGGAGTCCTACCTGGCCAAGTACCCGGACCAGGCGGCGAAGGCGAACGCCTACCGCTTCACCCCGGGGCAGCAGTTCTTCCTCGCGCACGCGCAATCGTGGTGCTCGAAGATTCGTAACGAGGCTGCGCGGCAGCGGGCGCTGACGGATTCGCACTCGCCGGCGTTCCTGCGCGTGAAGGGGCCGGACGTGAACCTGCCGCAGTTCCAGCAGGCCTTCTCCTGCCCCGCGGGGTCGAAGATGGTGGCCCCGGCTGCGAACCGCTGTGAGGTCTGGTAG
- a CDS encoding GlsB/YeaQ/YmgE family stress response membrane protein: MSICSWLVLGGIAGWLASIIKGTNARMGMFANIFAGIVGAMLGGWVFSFFGGTGVTGFNLYSLLVATVGAVILLSILQAIRK; encoded by the coding sequence ATGAGCATCTGTTCGTGGCTGGTGTTGGGCGGTATCGCGGGCTGGCTGGCCAGCATCATCAAGGGCACCAACGCCCGGATGGGGATGTTCGCCAACATCTTCGCCGGCATCGTGGGCGCCATGCTGGGCGGCTGGGTGTTCAGCTTCTTCGGCGGCACCGGCGTGACGGGCTTCAACCTGTACTCGCTGCTGGTGGCCACGGTGGGCGCCGTCATCCTGCTGTCCATCCTGCAAGCCATCCGGAAATAG
- a CDS encoding PA0069 family radical SAM protein yields MKARPVDNPPNPWASTAVEYLDEIPPARLEVWEDHSRSIIARNDSPDVCFSWSVNPYRGCLHACAYCYARPTHQYLDFGAGTDFETRLVVKPNAPELLREAFDRPSWKGETVVFSGVTDCYQPLEASLRLTRQCLEVCAEYRNPVGIITKGVLIERDLDVLQRLAGEARLTVSISLPFHNEELARAMEPVVATPKRRLATIRKLTEAGIDVAVSVSPIIPGLNDEDIARVLTSAREAGATRAHYTLLRLPGPVQAVFEERLRAKLPLRADRVLHRIRETRGGELTDGRFKHRMRGEGLYAQTIHQLFATAARKVGMRASSVTEAAPDTFRRPARPSHSPQLSLF; encoded by the coding sequence GTGAAGGCCCGTCCCGTCGACAATCCGCCCAACCCCTGGGCCAGCACCGCGGTGGAGTACCTGGACGAGATTCCCCCCGCGCGCCTGGAGGTCTGGGAGGATCACAGCCGCTCCATCATCGCGCGCAACGACAGCCCGGACGTGTGCTTCTCCTGGAGCGTCAACCCGTACCGGGGCTGCCTCCACGCGTGCGCCTACTGCTACGCGCGCCCCACGCACCAGTACCTGGACTTCGGCGCGGGCACCGACTTCGAGACCCGCCTCGTCGTCAAACCCAACGCCCCGGAGCTCCTGCGCGAGGCCTTCGACCGGCCGTCGTGGAAGGGCGAGACCGTCGTCTTCAGCGGCGTCACCGACTGCTACCAGCCGCTGGAGGCGTCACTCCGGCTCACCCGCCAGTGCCTGGAGGTCTGCGCCGAGTACCGCAACCCCGTGGGCATCATCACCAAGGGCGTGCTGATTGAGCGCGACCTGGACGTGCTCCAGCGGCTCGCGGGCGAGGCGCGGCTCACCGTGAGCATCAGCCTCCCCTTCCACAACGAGGAGCTGGCGCGCGCCATGGAGCCGGTGGTCGCCACGCCCAAGCGCAGGCTGGCCACCATCCGCAAGCTCACGGAGGCCGGCATCGACGTGGCCGTGTCCGTGTCCCCCATCATCCCGGGCCTCAACGACGAGGACATCGCTCGGGTGCTCACGTCCGCGCGCGAGGCCGGCGCCACGCGCGCGCACTACACGCTCCTGCGGTTGCCCGGGCCCGTGCAGGCCGTGTTCGAGGAGCGCCTGCGCGCGAAGCTGCCCCTGCGCGCGGACCGGGTGCTGCACCGCATCCGCGAGACGCGCGGCGGGGAGCTCACCGACGGCCGCTTCAAGCACCGCATGCGCGGCGAAGGGCTCTACGCGCAGACCATCCACCAGCTCTTCGCGACGGCGGCGCGCAAGGTGGGCATGCGCGCCTCGTCCGTCACGGAGGCCGCGCCGGACACCTTCCGGCGCCCCGCGCGGCCCTCCCACTCCCCCCAGCTGTCGCTCTTCTAG
- a CDS encoding AAA family ATPase: MENIVIGVSGGIGSGKTEFARRLSQQIGAPFLSFGDLIRDKALKLGIPQTRERLQRLGETTISDIGWERFIEELLAPWNRSAPLVIDGFRHKDAVSQMRSSIAPLQFKLIYLNVERAVRTERLGLVRPLDAENIDRLDQHSTERDVHADLMSLADLLLDGNKEPSLLVEETVHALQNIASPC, translated from the coding sequence ATGGAAAACATTGTCATTGGTGTCTCCGGGGGAATTGGCAGTGGGAAAACTGAATTTGCTCGCAGGCTCTCTCAGCAGATCGGCGCACCTTTTCTTTCATTTGGCGACCTCATTAGAGACAAGGCATTGAAACTGGGAATACCCCAAACAAGAGAGCGCCTGCAGCGTCTCGGAGAAACAACGATCTCCGATATCGGCTGGGAGCGATTCATCGAAGAACTGTTGGCGCCGTGGAACCGTTCTGCGCCATTGGTTATCGATGGATTCCGACATAAAGATGCGGTTTCTCAAATGCGCTCTTCTATTGCTCCGCTTCAATTTAAACTAATCTATTTAAATGTTGAGCGGGCCGTTCGAACGGAGCGGCTCGGTCTCGTTCGTCCCTTGGACGCAGAAAACATTGACCGGCTCGATCAGCATTCAACAGAGCGTGATGTTCATGCAGACTTGATGAGCTTGGCAGATCTATTACTTGATGGAAATAAAGAGCCATCCCTCCTGGTCGAAGAGACAGTACATGCACTTCAAAACATAGCCTCTCCATGCTGA
- a CDS encoding DUF4186 family protein, producing MPPIKLKPLAISCTATDCENELHCFLQKKRREDGYRVGGPCRDCGTALVKWSRVTARNLSDAQYTFQSMKKELIRHEFWHRPLDQYAINHALRKGSILLKAAAKIRIQGSVAKPGHPREGRQTPFSGNILYYAQHSVAACCRKCIEYWHGIDSTKQLSDPEQNYLVDLIMKYVEDRMPDLAEHPIKVPPLKKIQTEAP from the coding sequence ATGCCCCCTATCAAACTCAAACCGCTTGCCATTTCATGCACCGCAACCGACTGCGAGAACGAGTTACATTGTTTTTTACAAAAGAAACGACGAGAGGACGGCTACCGCGTAGGGGGGCCGTGCCGTGATTGTGGAACCGCTCTAGTTAAGTGGTCACGCGTGACGGCGCGAAATCTGTCAGACGCTCAGTACACTTTCCAGTCGATGAAGAAGGAACTGATTAGGCATGAGTTTTGGCACAGGCCTCTCGATCAATACGCCATCAACCATGCCCTTCGAAAAGGAAGCATCCTGTTGAAGGCTGCTGCCAAAATAAGAATTCAGGGTTCCGTCGCAAAGCCTGGACACCCGCGTGAGGGGCGCCAGACGCCTTTTTCCGGCAACATTCTATATTACGCACAACACAGCGTTGCCGCTTGCTGCAGAAAGTGCATTGAGTACTGGCATGGTATCGACTCAACCAAGCAGCTTTCGGACCCCGAGCAAAACTATCTCGTTGATCTGATAATGAAGTACGTAGAAGACAGAATGCCGGACCTAGCCGAACATCCAATTAAGGTGCCCCCACTCAAGAAAATCCAAACGGAGGCACCTTGA
- a CDS encoding helix-turn-helix domain-containing protein: MIKNEREYRITQTKAAEFERSLKDIQISPNPSLHPKLLKAQRDALEGQLEDLRAEIADYEALRSGKKKVLELSSLEELPRALIEARISAGLTQRELAERLKISEQQIQRYEATDYSSASLSRLQEIVRALGLNIRKEVFLPSTEVSSAALEKRLLDSGIARDFLSRRITGEDINQEGDASVLRSAGILSRMFGWKVTEIFTGATPLPLPASAMGMQFKLPANAAEEKTAFFSAYVRFAAELALKATPVQKQKTIPRSASDFRKEVMSSQGRIDLTSTLNYLWNSGIPVLPIQESGGFHAACWRIAGRNAIALKQTTTSTSRWLHDLLHETYHAAGAVDEFDFAFIEQGLSPYDRRDSEEEIEATQFAADVLLGSRAEELVDECVREAKGSIPNLKTALPRVAQRNDVPIDALANYMAWRLSQQNLNWWGTATNLQSKDQNPWRETHEFLIRRLDWNQLDRTERELLMRAISET; the protein is encoded by the coding sequence ATGATCAAGAATGAACGAGAGTACCGAATCACCCAAACAAAGGCTGCCGAATTCGAACGATCCCTAAAGGATATACAAATATCCCCGAACCCCTCTCTTCACCCCAAACTACTAAAGGCGCAGCGAGACGCACTTGAGGGACAACTCGAAGACCTTCGTGCAGAAATTGCTGACTACGAGGCGCTCCGAAGCGGCAAGAAAAAGGTCCTTGAGCTTTCGTCTTTAGAGGAACTCCCTCGCGCCCTGATTGAGGCTCGGATCTCAGCAGGCCTCACCCAACGTGAGCTTGCAGAACGACTCAAGATCTCTGAGCAGCAAATTCAGAGATACGAGGCGACTGACTACTCAAGCGCCAGCCTCTCCAGGCTTCAAGAAATAGTGCGCGCACTTGGGCTAAACATTCGCAAAGAAGTTTTCCTCCCCTCAACAGAAGTCTCATCGGCGGCCCTTGAGAAGAGGCTACTAGACTCAGGAATAGCCAGAGACTTTCTCAGTAGACGAATCACAGGAGAGGATATCAACCAAGAAGGAGATGCCTCCGTGCTACGTTCCGCAGGCATCCTCAGTAGAATGTTCGGCTGGAAAGTGACTGAGATTTTTACTGGAGCTACCCCTTTGCCCTTGCCAGCGAGCGCAATGGGCATGCAATTCAAGCTTCCGGCAAACGCTGCAGAAGAGAAGACTGCTTTTTTTTCAGCATATGTTCGATTTGCCGCCGAACTAGCCCTCAAGGCAACTCCCGTACAGAAACAGAAGACAATTCCAAGGTCTGCCTCCGATTTCCGCAAGGAAGTGATGTCAAGCCAAGGGCGCATCGATCTAACATCAACACTGAACTACCTCTGGAACTCAGGCATTCCGGTACTTCCAATCCAAGAAAGTGGCGGCTTTCACGCCGCATGCTGGCGCATCGCTGGCAGAAATGCCATTGCCTTAAAGCAAACAACCACATCCACATCGAGATGGCTTCACGACCTACTCCACGAGACCTACCACGCCGCAGGAGCGGTTGACGAATTTGACTTTGCATTCATCGAGCAAGGCCTTAGCCCCTATGATCGAAGAGACTCGGAAGAAGAAATTGAAGCAACACAATTTGCTGCTGATGTTCTTCTTGGCTCGCGTGCAGAGGAACTCGTCGACGAATGCGTAAGGGAGGCCAAAGGCTCAATCCCAAATCTAAAAACAGCTCTGCCACGCGTCGCGCAAAGAAATGATGTTCCGATTGACGCACTCGCCAACTACATGGCTTGGCGACTCTCTCAACAAAACCTAAATTGGTGGGGGACGGCAACAAACCTACAAAGCAAAGACCAGAACCCTTGGAGGGAAACACATGAGTTCCTAATCAGGCGTCTCGACTGGAACCAACTCGACCGCACGGAACGCGAATTACTAATGCGCGCCATTTCGGAAACCTAA
- a CDS encoding DUF6932 family protein: MAIPNFNEDGNLPAGIHEAEWEEVKIRFGGSGHRRSLLRGLEKAMKLLKMAGCTRIYIDGSFVTSKKSPRDFDACWEENGVDFNLLDAVFLDLRSPRASQKALFGGELFPASAPASGSSPFLTFFQNSREGFPKGIITINLERWQP, translated from the coding sequence GTGGCGATACCGAATTTCAACGAAGACGGAAATCTACCGGCCGGCATCCACGAGGCCGAGTGGGAAGAAGTTAAGATCCGCTTTGGAGGGTCCGGGCATCGTCGAAGCCTTCTCCGCGGGCTCGAAAAAGCTATGAAGTTGCTGAAGATGGCCGGGTGCACACGCATCTACATCGACGGCAGTTTTGTCACGTCGAAAAAATCCCCCAGGGACTTCGATGCTTGCTGGGAAGAAAATGGCGTCGACTTCAACCTATTGGATGCGGTCTTTCTAGACCTGCGTTCACCTAGAGCCTCGCAAAAGGCGCTTTTTGGAGGAGAACTCTTCCCTGCGTCCGCGCCGGCAAGTGGCAGTTCTCCCTTCCTTACATTTTTCCAAAACTCACGCGAAGGATTTCCGAAAGGAATAATAACAATAAATCTCGAAAGGTGGCAGCCATGA
- a CDS encoding tyrosine-type recombinase/integrase has translation MSRRDFKAQAILQRALWRAGTVSGWKLICRRKGCGYQEEADVAEATRCPRCAMRLRTKPRRLRFHDLRGTCASLLIQSVASSAAVASVLRHSDPKLTMRRYAHMDPAAYLRQDVNKLSFAPASWPQPPEVQ, from the coding sequence ATGAGTCGTCGGGACTTCAAGGCGCAGGCCATCCTCCAGCGGGCCCTGTGGCGGGCCGGCACCGTCAGTGGCTGGAAGCTCATCTGCCGCCGCAAGGGGTGTGGCTACCAGGAGGAGGCGGACGTGGCCGAGGCGACGCGCTGCCCTCGCTGCGCTATGCGCCTCAGGACGAAGCCGCGCCGGTTGCGCTTCCACGACCTGCGCGGCACCTGCGCCTCGTTGCTCATCCAGTCCGTGGCGAGCTCGGCAGCCGTGGCAAGCGTCCTGCGGCACTCGGACCCCAAGCTCACCATGCGGCGCTACGCCCATATGGACCCGGCGGCCTACCTGCGCCAGGATGTCAACAAGCTGTCCTTCGCTCCTGCCTCCTGGCCGCAGCCGCCGGAGGTGCAGTAG
- a CDS encoding phospholipase D family protein, which yields MSAAVPEKQRIAILNPAENQSHLHRLLTEAEQRIVLVSPYVKFDKLRTLVRPLQAALLKGVKVTLVVREKDYSTGKEDPLDSDALTQLRQLGLTVLVLKDLHAKIYLSEKYALLTSLNLLESSFNNSIEIGTWLTAGTPEYASVDAFLKNEIYPTAQAAPSLSAPQVKTSEAQAPKREPRAAPAREASMPLQVVINDDSDTGHCIRCGDDLDFNMERPLCRGCYNSWKKYGDPTYAEKFCHGCGEPKKTSVAKPLCRPCFDDLGDIPPPGDDDNIPF from the coding sequence TTGAGCGCGGCCGTACCCGAGAAGCAACGGATTGCCATCCTCAATCCAGCAGAGAATCAGTCCCACCTCCACCGCCTTCTCACGGAGGCGGAGCAGCGCATTGTCCTAGTCAGTCCCTACGTCAAGTTCGACAAGCTTCGAACCCTCGTGCGCCCTCTACAGGCCGCATTGCTCAAGGGCGTAAAGGTAACGCTTGTAGTGCGCGAGAAGGACTACAGCACTGGCAAGGAAGACCCGCTGGACTCGGATGCGCTGACCCAACTGCGGCAATTGGGGCTGACGGTTCTCGTGCTGAAGGACTTGCACGCGAAGATCTACCTCTCGGAGAAATACGCGCTTCTCACATCGCTCAATCTCCTGGAGTCGTCTTTCAACAACAGCATTGAGATTGGCACATGGCTCACGGCGGGTACCCCCGAGTACGCCTCCGTTGACGCCTTCCTGAAGAACGAGATCTATCCAACGGCCCAAGCCGCCCCTTCGCTTTCCGCTCCACAAGTGAAGACGTCCGAGGCTCAAGCGCCCAAGCGCGAGCCCCGCGCTGCACCGGCTCGGGAAGCAAGCATGCCACTGCAAGTTGTCATCAATGATGACTCCGACACAGGGCACTGCATCCGTTGTGGCGATGACCTCGACTTCAACATGGAGAGGCCACTCTGCCGTGGCTGCTATAACTCCTGGAAGAAGTACGGGGATCCGACCTACGCCGAGAAGTTCTGCCACGGCTGCGGTGAACCCAAGAAGACCTCGGTGGCCAAGCCCCTGTGCCGTCCCTGTTTTGACGACCTGGGCGACATTCCGCCTCCCGGCGACGACGACAACATTCCGTTCTAG
- a CDS encoding ABC transporter substrate-binding protein, which produces MRRWGWVCVVGLLGVASCKKDVPAEAPDAGAVETGPSALTEKEPNERPDQALAVTRDSVVTGGLAAEPNKLDEDWYRLAPGTPRIADVTVTGLPGGDVKLDVYDQDRNRLVGVNSEGEGKGERLPNLYVEKERWLVVSPARKGMGGAYTLEVKYRQPNDGEEREPNDRAVDAAALPLGQTVTAFLGHSGDEDWYRVELAGPVAPEDVPAAQDSGAPAPGTVPAAPGSTPAAVPPPSVPDETPVVDDNGAPSPTPEGTFGGGEPPAPPPENAAPTAPIGELGGAMAAQAVDAGLPPEPEVPSVALKIELSAVEGVRPEISVLSAAEAPLFTLQGKEGEPLALRNIGVRATDRVVYVVVKGGWTGTGKAQRRTYNAQVPYTLTVSQEEAGAHAELEPNDELLKATPLTGAGYREGFLSPKSDVDHYVLNAREPVLAKVELSGVDRLDLTLSMVEPPQGDGLKETVLLKANDGSLKEPERLNNVACSGTCYFRVEGSFRKVNGKFVKDFENADQPYRISVTTVPDDGSQEREPNNTSDRAQDLTLGKAVRGTVYPAKDTDFYRVDLSDRPVRTALTATLLGILKVDVGLYLHRLQPDGKLTLVQTSDRAKGDQPETIRYSAEPGVYVFEVRDAKNREANFQDSYQLTVEEGE; this is translated from the coding sequence ATGCGACGTTGGGGCTGGGTCTGTGTCGTGGGGCTGCTGGGGGTGGCCTCGTGCAAGAAGGACGTGCCGGCGGAAGCGCCGGACGCGGGCGCCGTGGAGACGGGCCCCTCCGCCCTCACGGAGAAGGAGCCCAACGAGCGGCCCGACCAGGCGCTGGCCGTCACTCGCGACAGCGTGGTGACGGGAGGCCTGGCGGCGGAGCCCAACAAGCTGGACGAGGACTGGTACCGGCTGGCCCCGGGCACCCCGCGCATCGCGGACGTGACGGTGACGGGCCTGCCCGGCGGGGACGTGAAGCTGGACGTCTACGACCAGGACCGCAACCGGCTGGTGGGCGTCAACAGCGAGGGCGAGGGCAAGGGCGAGCGCCTTCCGAACCTGTACGTGGAGAAGGAGCGCTGGCTGGTGGTGTCGCCCGCGCGCAAGGGCATGGGCGGGGCGTACACGCTGGAGGTGAAGTACCGCCAGCCCAACGACGGCGAGGAGCGCGAGCCCAACGACCGCGCCGTGGACGCCGCCGCGCTGCCCCTGGGGCAGACGGTGACGGCGTTCCTGGGGCACTCGGGGGATGAGGACTGGTACCGGGTGGAGCTGGCCGGTCCCGTCGCGCCGGAGGACGTGCCGGCGGCGCAGGACAGTGGCGCGCCCGCTCCGGGCACGGTGCCAGCGGCGCCGGGTTCGACGCCCGCGGCCGTTCCGCCGCCGTCCGTGCCGGACGAGACGCCGGTCGTCGACGACAACGGGGCGCCCTCCCCCACTCCGGAGGGCACGTTCGGGGGCGGAGAGCCGCCCGCGCCGCCGCCGGAGAACGCGGCCCCGACGGCGCCCATTGGCGAGCTGGGCGGTGCGATGGCGGCCCAGGCGGTGGACGCGGGCCTTCCACCCGAGCCCGAGGTGCCCTCGGTGGCGCTGAAGATTGAATTGTCCGCCGTGGAGGGCGTGCGGCCGGAGATCTCCGTGCTGTCCGCCGCGGAGGCGCCGCTGTTCACGCTGCAGGGCAAGGAGGGCGAGCCGCTCGCCTTGCGCAACATTGGCGTGAGGGCCACGGACCGGGTGGTCTACGTGGTGGTGAAGGGCGGCTGGACGGGGACGGGCAAGGCGCAGCGGCGCACCTACAACGCGCAGGTGCCGTACACGCTGACGGTGTCCCAGGAGGAGGCGGGGGCGCACGCGGAGCTGGAGCCCAACGACGAATTGCTCAAGGCCACGCCGCTGACGGGCGCGGGCTATCGCGAGGGCTTCCTGTCGCCGAAGTCGGACGTGGACCACTACGTGCTGAACGCGCGTGAGCCGGTGCTGGCGAAGGTGGAGCTGTCGGGCGTGGACCGGTTGGATTTGACGCTGTCGATGGTGGAGCCGCCGCAGGGAGACGGGCTGAAGGAGACGGTGCTGCTCAAGGCCAACGACGGGTCGCTGAAGGAGCCGGAGCGGCTCAACAACGTCGCGTGCAGCGGCACCTGCTACTTCCGGGTGGAGGGGTCGTTCCGCAAGGTGAACGGCAAGTTCGTGAAGGACTTCGAGAATGCGGACCAGCCCTACCGCATCAGCGTGACGACGGTGCCGGACGACGGCAGCCAGGAGCGCGAGCCCAACAACACGTCCGACCGCGCGCAGGACCTGACGTTGGGCAAGGCGGTGCGGGGCACGGTGTATCCGGCGAAGGACACGGACTTCTACCGGGTGGACCTGTCCGACCGGCCGGTGCGCACGGCGCTGACCGCGACGCTGCTGGGCATCCTGAAGGTGGACGTGGGGCTGTATCTGCACCGGCTGCAGCCGGACGGGAAGCTGACGTTGGTGCAGACGTCCGACCGCGCGAAGGGCGACCAGCCGGAGACCATCCGCTACAGCGCCGAGCCCGGCGTCTACGTCTTCGAAGTCCGCGACGCGAAGAACCGCGAGGCGAACTTCCAGGACTCCTACCAGCTGACAGTCGAGGAGGGGGAGTAG